In the genome of Paenibacillus sp. FSL R5-0766, one region contains:
- a CDS encoding DUF3934 family protein — MSNAKGKGGTGRGTGKKGWNRWQAAANRAKSAPKPYKSKGTKKKDDTETSSGKPE; from the coding sequence ATGAGCAATGCAAAAGGAAAAGGCGGCACCGGCCGTGGTACGGGTAAAAAAGGCTGGAACCGTTGGCAAGCCGCTGCAAATCGGGCGAAAAGTGCCCCGAAGCCTTATAAAAGTAAAGGCACAAAGAAGAAGGACGATACCGAAACTTCAAGTGGCAAGCCCGAGTAA
- a CDS encoding MarR family transcriptional regulator, whose product MPVNMDENPLGLILSRTYLAYKKTTTRNLSEQDITPEQFAVLNELSKAGSHISQKKLAELTVRDQTTVGKIIDKLIRKGLVTREEDPQDRRAVLLCLTAEGLEMNKFLTPKSKKQEQEALAECSPEELEAFLNVMNRIYEKMK is encoded by the coding sequence ATGCCTGTTAATATGGATGAAAATCCACTTGGACTGATTCTGTCACGGACGTATCTGGCATATAAAAAAACAACAACCAGAAATCTGAGTGAACAGGATATTACTCCGGAACAATTTGCAGTCTTGAATGAATTGAGCAAGGCTGGAAGCCATATATCACAGAAAAAACTGGCTGAATTAACAGTGCGGGACCAGACAACGGTAGGCAAAATTATAGACAAGTTGATTCGCAAAGGTCTGGTGACAAGAGAAGAAGATCCACAGGACCGCAGAGCGGTTTTGCTTTGTTTGACGGCGGAAGGACTGGAAATGAATAAATTTCTGACACCTAAGTCAAAAAAGCAAGAGCAAGAGGCACTCGCCGAATGTTCCCCTGAAGAGCTTGAAGCATTCTTGAATGTGATGAATCGCATCTATGAAAAGATGAAATAA
- a CDS encoding ABC transporter permease, producing MKSFKDFLKVPQTKIGLVFALIVPLLFVVIWMTGYHQATERVDQLQVALVNEDGTQGTEVQKQIETLAPFHVNVLGTAEEAEQQMNAGNYAMVIIIPKGFTDQIKGGTEASLSFYINQGNADVAKSIVEHAATGMTAQMGQGILESKVQVTLNSDSTNSDELSAAIGQAMAKMNEGPVKAEINKTNSVSDFATSMLPMILGFITYIASMTMNIQFNITSNIMKRTHSKWEIFWGRQMLLLCIAVIVPLIVDTVALQFTDVASSFSALYLYHVLVSLACICFTQMSFALFGNAGPLFNVAMVPLQLMTAGNIIPAEMLAPFYRYIGDFLPASNGVQGFMRLIYSGEAVGGYMVHLLLISIITWGITVLRVGMQKAGNGQMTMTPPASAQAQH from the coding sequence ATGAAAAGCTTCAAAGATTTTCTTAAAGTGCCACAGACAAAAATAGGATTGGTTTTTGCATTGATTGTTCCGTTGTTATTTGTTGTGATCTGGATGACGGGGTATCATCAAGCCACGGAGAGAGTGGATCAACTTCAAGTTGCTCTGGTGAACGAAGACGGGACACAGGGAACAGAGGTACAGAAGCAGATTGAAACGCTCGCGCCTTTCCATGTTAATGTACTGGGTACTGCCGAGGAAGCTGAGCAACAGATGAATGCAGGTAACTATGCGATGGTTATTATTATTCCGAAAGGATTCACTGACCAGATTAAAGGAGGTACAGAGGCGAGTTTGTCCTTTTATATCAATCAGGGAAATGCAGATGTAGCCAAATCCATTGTGGAACATGCCGCGACCGGAATGACTGCACAAATGGGTCAAGGGATTCTGGAATCCAAGGTTCAAGTGACACTCAATAGCGATAGTACAAACAGCGATGAACTGAGTGCAGCCATTGGACAAGCGATGGCGAAGATGAATGAAGGGCCTGTGAAGGCTGAAATTAATAAAACGAACAGTGTAAGTGATTTTGCAACATCGATGCTGCCCATGATTCTGGGTTTTATCACCTACATTGCTTCGATGACCATGAATATTCAGTTCAATATTACGTCGAATATCATGAAGCGTACCCATTCCAAATGGGAAATCTTCTGGGGACGGCAAATGCTGTTATTATGTATAGCTGTGATCGTTCCCTTAATTGTGGATACAGTAGCTCTTCAGTTCACGGATGTTGCGAGCTCCTTCAGCGCTTTGTATCTGTATCATGTGCTGGTGAGTCTGGCTTGTATCTGTTTTACACAGATGAGTTTTGCCCTGTTTGGCAATGCAGGCCCTCTATTTAATGTAGCGATGGTTCCACTCCAGTTGATGACAGCAGGAAATATCATCCCAGCCGAGATGCTGGCGCCATTCTACCGTTATATTGGAGACTTTCTACCCGCTTCCAATGGGGTACAGGGATTTATGCGTTTGATCTATAGTGGAGAAGCAGTGGGGGGATACATGGTTCATCTTCTGTTGATCTCGATTATTACGTGGGGGATTACGGTGCTACGAGTTGGCATGCAAAAAGCAGGTAATGGACAAATGACGATGACGCCTCCAGCATCAGCACAGGCACAACACTAA
- a CDS encoding deoxynucleoside kinase — protein sequence MKSAPFIAVEGPIGAGKTTLATMLSHELNLPLVKEIVEENPFLASFYQDIDEWSFQLEMFFLCNRFKQLEDTGAHYVEQNTPVISDYHIYKNMIFADRTLKGTKRDKYRQIYHLLTDDLPKPNLVLYIEAELDTLMYRINKRGRSFEQDMDPAYMEQLIADYKTGMDYLANSSNPPVIIKVNAEQLDFVEHPEHFRQIVNQVKEYII from the coding sequence ATGAAATCAGCCCCGTTTATTGCCGTGGAAGGTCCGATCGGAGCGGGGAAAACAACGTTGGCAACGATGCTTTCCCATGAATTGAATCTTCCGTTAGTTAAAGAAATCGTAGAAGAGAATCCATTTCTGGCTTCCTTTTATCAGGATATCGACGAGTGGAGTTTCCAATTGGAAATGTTTTTTCTGTGTAATCGGTTTAAACAACTGGAAGACACGGGTGCTCATTATGTAGAGCAGAATACCCCAGTCATTTCAGACTATCATATCTATAAAAATATGATTTTTGCCGATCGTACCTTAAAGGGAACGAAACGGGATAAATATCGTCAAATCTATCATCTGTTAACAGATGATCTGCCAAAGCCCAATCTGGTGCTTTATATTGAAGCTGAACTCGATACGTTGATGTACCGCATTAACAAGCGTGGACGCTCATTTGAGCAGGATATGGACCCGGCATATATGGAACAACTCATTGCTGATTACAAAACAGGCATGGACTATCTGGCAAATAGCTCAAATCCGCCAGTAATCATTAAAGTCAATGCGGAGCAACTCGATTTTGTGGAACATCCTGAGCACTTCAGGCAAATTGTTAATCAGGTAAAGGAGTATATCATATGA
- a CDS encoding deoxynucleoside kinase yields the protein MNNYGIPTNALITVAGTVGVGKSTLTAALAQRLNFKTSLEQVDHNPYLEKFYHDFERWSFHLQIYFLAERFKEQKKIFELGGGFVQDRSIYEDTGIFAQMHADQGTMSATDFETYSSLFEAMVMTPYFPHPDVLIYLEGSLPSILNRITERGREMEIQTDRSYWEHMHERYSVWIDQFTACPVLRLNIDEYDVHDPASVDAILAQIAAVIQPSKEVQR from the coding sequence ATGAATAACTATGGCATTCCAACGAATGCATTAATTACGGTAGCAGGTACGGTTGGAGTGGGTAAATCCACGTTAACGGCTGCGCTTGCACAGCGTTTGAATTTCAAGACTTCTCTGGAACAAGTTGATCATAATCCATATTTGGAGAAGTTCTATCATGACTTTGAACGTTGGAGCTTCCATCTACAGATTTATTTCCTGGCAGAGCGCTTCAAGGAACAGAAGAAGATTTTTGAACTAGGTGGGGGATTCGTTCAGGATCGTTCCATCTATGAAGATACGGGCATTTTTGCACAAATGCATGCGGATCAAGGAACCATGTCTGCTACAGATTTCGAGACATACAGCAGTTTGTTTGAAGCGATGGTAATGACACCGTATTTCCCACATCCAGACGTGCTGATCTATCTGGAAGGCAGTCTGCCTTCGATTTTAAACCGTATTACGGAACGCGGACGCGAGATGGAGATTCAGACGGATCGTTCGTACTGGGAACACATGCACGAGCGCTATTCCGTGTGGATTGATCAGTTTACAGCTTGCCCTGTGTTGCGTCTGAACATTGATGAGTATGATGTGCATGATCCGGCATCGGTTGATGCTATTTTGGCACAGATTGCAGCTGTCATTCAGCCTTCCAAGGAAGTGCAAAGGTAA
- a CDS encoding MerR family transcriptional regulator, producing MAMKVKEVAELASISVRTLHHYDEIGLLTPDEVTSAGYRLYSDANLERLQQILFFKELDFSLKEIKNIITNPSFNPEEALKMHRLILLEKRQRLDQMIATIDRTVLHVRGEIKMTAKEQFEGFDFSQNPYEQEARERWGDHAVDHANQKLHSKSTTDQKALSDQMNEIYKHLAALRHIEPASAEAQAGIKEWYTWLNQMGSYSPEAFRGLGQMYVDDERFTRNIDQFGDGLAVFMRDAMAVFADQNK from the coding sequence ATGGCCATGAAAGTAAAGGAAGTTGCCGAGCTTGCCTCGATCAGTGTGCGCACACTGCATCATTATGATGAGATCGGACTATTAACCCCGGACGAAGTGACTTCTGCCGGGTATCGATTATATTCAGATGCCAACCTGGAACGGTTACAGCAGATTTTGTTTTTCAAGGAACTCGACTTCTCTCTGAAGGAGATCAAAAACATTATAACCAACCCCTCCTTCAATCCGGAAGAAGCACTTAAAATGCATCGACTTATACTGCTGGAGAAGCGCCAACGCTTGGACCAGATGATTGCTACCATTGATAGAACGGTTTTACACGTGAGAGGAGAAATTAAAATGACAGCCAAAGAACAATTCGAAGGATTTGATTTTAGCCAGAATCCGTATGAGCAAGAAGCGCGGGAACGTTGGGGAGACCATGCCGTCGATCACGCAAATCAGAAGCTGCACAGTAAATCAACCACAGATCAGAAGGCTCTATCCGATCAAATGAACGAAATCTACAAACATCTGGCTGCACTTCGTCACATAGAACCAGCATCTGCGGAAGCACAGGCAGGCATCAAGGAATGGTACACCTGGCTGAACCAAATGGGAAGCTACTCCCCTGAAGCCTTCAGAGGACTTGGTCAGATGTACGTGGATGATGAACGCTTCACGCGTAATATTGATCAGTTTGGCGATGGTTTGGCAGTATTTATGAGAGATGCTATGGCTGTATTTGCTGACCAAAACAAATAA
- the thiE gene encoding thiamine phosphate synthase, with protein sequence MRPWDAEAVQRAMQVYLVMGSVNTTQDPVEVLRQAIAGGITLFQFREKGTGALVGEARITLAMRLREVCSQHEVPFIVNDDVELAVAVEADGVHVGQEDADAALVRARIGDGRMLGVSAHSVDEARRAVQAGADYLGVGPMYPTRSKADAHAVLGPAGVAELRAAGIAVPIVGIGGITPDTTAAVMAAGADGVAVISAIAGAADVRAAAAQFAAIVRGMQA encoded by the coding sequence ATGCGCCCTTGGGATGCAGAAGCGGTACAACGCGCGATGCAGGTATATTTGGTGATGGGCAGCGTTAATACAACGCAAGACCCTGTGGAAGTGCTGCGCCAGGCCATTGCTGGCGGCATCACGCTGTTCCAGTTCCGTGAAAAGGGAACTGGCGCCCTGGTTGGCGAAGCTCGCATCACGCTTGCGATGCGGCTTCGCGAGGTGTGCAGCCAGCACGAGGTCCCGTTCATCGTGAACGATGATGTGGAGCTGGCTGTAGCGGTGGAGGCCGACGGCGTGCATGTCGGCCAGGAAGATGCGGACGCAGCGCTGGTACGCGCCCGCATTGGAGATGGGCGGATGCTTGGCGTATCCGCCCACTCTGTGGATGAGGCGCGCCGTGCCGTGCAGGCGGGCGCCGACTACCTTGGCGTCGGGCCCATGTACCCGACGCGCTCCAAAGCGGATGCCCACGCTGTGCTGGGCCCCGCAGGGGTGGCGGAACTGCGCGCCGCAGGCATCGCAGTTCCGATTGTGGGTATCGGCGGCATTACGCCCGATACCACGGCCGCCGTGATGGCGGCTGGAGCCGACGGCGTAGCCGTCATCTCCGCCATCGCGGGCGCGGCCGATGTGCGCGCAGCGGCTGCGCAGTTCGCTGCGATAGTGCGCGGGATGCAGGCGTAG
- the thiD gene encoding bifunctional hydroxymethylpyrimidine kinase/phosphomethylpyrimidine kinase: protein MSIAQALTIAGSDNGGGAGIQADLKTFQELGVYGMTVITAIAAQNTTGVQGVFPIPYDGIAQQLDSTGEDFQPTATKSGMLYSAEIIRLVAEKWQQYRWSNLVIDPVMVAKGGAPLLQQEAVKALVTDLLPHALITTPNIPEAELLTEMSITNLSQREEAARRIVQMGSTYALVKGGHDEGSGMIVDVLYDGQSFHYLENVRVVTRHTHGTGCTYSAAITAELAKGSPVLSAVMTARAFIQAAIEDELGIGAGHGPTNHFAYQRRQRGEQ, encoded by the coding sequence ATGAGTATTGCTCAAGCGCTAACCATTGCAGGCTCCGATAACGGGGGCGGCGCAGGCATTCAGGCCGATCTGAAAACATTCCAAGAACTTGGTGTATACGGCATGACCGTTATCACCGCTATTGCTGCCCAAAATACAACTGGTGTGCAGGGCGTTTTTCCCATCCCTTACGATGGCATTGCCCAGCAATTGGACTCGACCGGCGAAGACTTTCAACCAACCGCAACGAAGAGCGGCATGTTATATAGTGCCGAGATTATTCGTCTAGTGGCTGAGAAATGGCAGCAATACCGTTGGTCAAATCTGGTCATCGACCCTGTGATGGTAGCCAAAGGTGGCGCCCCCCTTCTCCAGCAGGAAGCTGTAAAGGCGTTGGTTACGGATCTGTTGCCCCATGCCCTGATCACAACACCCAATATCCCAGAAGCGGAACTGCTTACCGAGATGTCTATCACCAATCTGAGTCAGCGGGAAGAAGCCGCAAGACGGATTGTACAGATGGGCTCAACGTATGCTTTGGTCAAAGGTGGTCATGATGAAGGAAGTGGTATGATCGTGGATGTGCTCTACGATGGGCAGTCTTTTCATTACCTGGAGAATGTTCGTGTGGTAACACGTCATACACACGGAACAGGATGCACGTACTCTGCTGCGATCACCGCAGAGTTAGCAAAGGGTTCACCTGTTCTTTCTGCCGTTATGACCGCGCGAGCATTCATTCAGGCAGCCATCGAAGATGAGTTGGGGATTGGGGCCGGACATGGGCCGACAAATCATTTTGCGTATCAGCGCAGACAGCGGGGTGAGCAGTGA
- the thiM gene encoding hydroxyethylthiazole kinase has protein sequence MSYLERVRTQNPLVHNITNLVVAPFTANGLLAIGASPFMAYAHEEVTDVAKMSGAVVLNIGTLDDKVVQAIRLAGQSANAHHVPVVLDPVGAGATTYRTETVQMLVRELRLTVLRGNVAEVANVIGESWSIKGVDAGSGEGDRIGIAERAAHKLGCVVVITGKEDIITDGQSTFLTSNGHALLTQVTGAGCLLSSVIGAFTAIAESGADLLGSVVEALAFYGVAAELAAERTAHQGPGSFQIELLNQLAQVTPDLLAERAQIRQIRGGAV, from the coding sequence ATGTCTTATCTGGAACGTGTTCGTACACAAAACCCGTTGGTACACAATATCACCAATCTTGTCGTGGCTCCCTTTACAGCCAATGGCCTGCTTGCAATAGGTGCGTCCCCTTTTATGGCCTATGCTCATGAAGAGGTCACTGATGTCGCCAAGATGTCAGGAGCTGTAGTACTCAACATTGGTACTCTCGATGACAAAGTCGTTCAGGCGATCCGTCTGGCAGGCCAATCGGCTAATGCGCATCATGTGCCTGTTGTGCTTGATCCCGTCGGCGCAGGCGCAACCACATATCGCACGGAAACCGTGCAGATGCTCGTTCGTGAACTTCGTCTCACGGTACTGCGCGGCAATGTGGCGGAGGTCGCCAATGTCATCGGTGAGAGCTGGAGTATCAAAGGTGTGGATGCAGGATCAGGTGAGGGCGACCGAATCGGCATTGCGGAGCGGGCAGCACATAAACTTGGCTGTGTCGTGGTCATTACCGGAAAAGAAGATATCATTACTGATGGACAATCCACATTCCTCACGAGTAATGGTCATGCCCTGCTCACTCAGGTCACAGGTGCTGGCTGTCTGCTCAGTTCGGTGATTGGTGCTTTTACAGCCATAGCGGAATCAGGAGCCGATCTTCTAGGCAGTGTTGTTGAAGCGCTCGCGTTTTATGGTGTAGCAGCTGAACTGGCGGCAGAGCGGACAGCTCATCAGGGGCCGGGCAGCTTCCAGATTGAATTGTTGAATCAACTGGCACAAGTAACACCAGACCTCTTGGCAGAACGCGCACAGATCCGTCAGATCCGTGGAGGTGCAGTATGA
- a CDS encoding ABC transporter substrate-binding protein: MNNKGIYSLLPVMLISLLLFVSGCSTTNTSKNTPTTDSATHAQQTDKPATEPASDAKDKLSIMLDWYPNAVHSFIYVAQEKGYFADQGLDVEIQMPADTNDSLKLVAAGKIDLALSYQPQILLARGENIPVRSIAAVVRHPLVHLLTEANGNVSLPKDLEGKTVGYSSIPLYEAMVRTMISHDGGNPDNMNLVDVGFDLIPSLASGQVDAIMGGFINHEQLILEKEGHAMKSINPVDYGVPDYYELVMTASEAGIEAKKDQITRFVKAIQEGQKYVKEHPDEALNILLAHENETSPLDPEIETKSLAILLPLMNEEGQPFGRQEMESWENVRAWLVEQDLIPESVKAEDAFITLQGE, translated from the coding sequence ATGAATAACAAAGGTATATACTCGCTGCTTCCCGTCATGCTCATTAGCCTTTTGCTGTTCGTTAGCGGATGCAGCACCACGAATACCAGCAAAAACACGCCAACAACAGACTCTGCAACCCATGCACAACAAACAGACAAGCCTGCAACAGAACCAGCATCAGACGCCAAAGATAAACTGTCCATCATGCTCGACTGGTACCCGAACGCAGTACACTCCTTCATCTATGTGGCTCAGGAAAAAGGGTACTTCGCAGACCAAGGTCTGGATGTCGAAATTCAGATGCCTGCGGATACCAATGATTCGCTCAAACTTGTTGCTGCCGGAAAAATTGATCTGGCCTTAAGCTACCAGCCCCAAATCTTACTCGCGCGTGGCGAGAACATTCCTGTACGTTCCATTGCTGCTGTTGTTCGGCATCCACTTGTGCATCTGTTGACCGAAGCAAATGGCAACGTGAGCTTACCCAAAGATCTTGAAGGAAAAACTGTCGGTTATTCCTCAATTCCGTTGTATGAAGCGATGGTTCGTACGATGATCAGCCACGATGGTGGCAATCCCGACAACATGAATCTGGTTGACGTTGGGTTCGATCTGATTCCTTCGCTGGCTTCCGGACAGGTGGATGCAATTATGGGTGGTTTTATTAACCATGAACAATTAATTTTGGAGAAAGAAGGACATGCCATGAAATCGATTAACCCCGTCGATTATGGCGTGCCTGATTATTATGAATTGGTCATGACTGCGAGTGAAGCTGGCATTGAAGCGAAAAAAGACCAAATTACCCGGTTCGTCAAAGCGATCCAGGAAGGACAGAAATATGTAAAGGAGCATCCAGATGAAGCCTTGAATATTCTGCTCGCTCATGAGAATGAAACGTCTCCGCTTGACCCGGAGATCGAAACCAAAAGCCTGGCTATTTTACTGCCACTTATGAATGAAGAAGGCCAACCGTTTGGTCGGCAGGAAATGGAATCGTGGGAAAATGTACGCGCATGGCTCGTTGAACAGGATTTGATTCCTGAATCGGTGAAAGCCGAGGATGCTTTTATTACTCTGCAAGGAGAGTAA
- a CDS encoding ABC transporter permease, with amino-acid sequence MRSDRVMVSVRSWLSKWFSQYGLFIVPMFLLLTIWETIVRMGWVPSFIIPAPTAIIGSLVEHRRLLLTIHLPATFMEVVVGFGLSMVTGITLATGMHMNRSIEKALYPFIVISQTIPLIALSPVFILWFGYTLWSKVAVVFLIAFFPIVVSTYDGLRQGDPEQRELLLTMGASKWDIFRKLQVPLALPSFFSGLKMSVVYCVVGATIGEWLGGSKGLGYFSRRMSSNMNTDAMFAAIVLLSLLGIVLFVLIAWLEKRFSIRRHRHGGKRNVG; translated from the coding sequence ATGCGAAGCGATAGGGTTATGGTTAGCGTCCGGTCGTGGCTCTCGAAGTGGTTTTCCCAATATGGTTTGTTTATTGTGCCCATGTTCTTATTACTGACGATCTGGGAAACGATTGTGCGCATGGGATGGGTGCCCTCCTTCATCATTCCTGCACCCACGGCCATCATAGGCTCACTGGTTGAGCATCGTCGTCTGCTGTTGACCATCCATCTGCCTGCTACCTTTATGGAAGTTGTTGTTGGTTTTGGCTTGTCCATGGTGACTGGAATTACGCTGGCAACAGGCATGCATATGAACCGATCGATTGAAAAAGCCTTGTATCCCTTCATCGTGATCAGTCAGACCATCCCGCTGATTGCCTTGTCTCCCGTATTTATCTTGTGGTTTGGTTACACGTTGTGGAGCAAAGTCGCGGTGGTATTCTTAATCGCATTCTTCCCCATTGTGGTCAGTACCTACGATGGACTCCGCCAAGGCGATCCAGAGCAGCGTGAACTGCTGCTCACCATGGGCGCCAGCAAGTGGGATATTTTTCGCAAACTCCAGGTTCCACTGGCACTTCCCTCTTTTTTCTCGGGGCTAAAGATGTCTGTGGTGTACTGCGTGGTTGGGGCGACGATTGGCGAATGGCTTGGTGGCAGCAAAGGTCTCGGATATTTCAGCCGTCGTATGTCCAGCAACATGAACACGGATGCGATGTTTGCCGCTATTGTGCTTTTATCCCTGCTTGGGATCGTTTTGTTTGTACTGATTGCCTGGCTGGAGAAACGGTTTAGCATACGGCGTCATCGTCACGGAGGCAAAAGGAACGTTGGATAA